In Neomonachus schauinslandi chromosome 8, ASM220157v2, whole genome shotgun sequence, the genomic stretch TTTAAActctaacaaagaaaaaaaatcaatggaacgGAAACATCTGTACATATCTCCGCTTATTATTATCATCTGTGATGATATGACAAGCTCCACGGTAGTAGCTTAATGCCCTCGAGTGCCCCTTGGCCCACCTTtgtctctaaaatgagaatattctctgtgtttattcattctaatttaagaatatataaaactaCGCCTGTAGTTAGAAGAAAGTCTTCTTGGAGGTTTTACAATTCTCCTTTTCTTGATAAGTGTGTATGTAGACCACCTAAGTATGCATGTAAGTAAGTGAGAATGTCCCTCATTTCCAAACAATTAGTAGAGATAGTAATGTGTAAGTATTAGGGGAGAGGAGGGATGTTGCATCTTCCTGTGAAACCAGCATTACATCATTACTCCTCATTTCATCAGGAAAAAGGAATGTGCTCTGGGGAGCTAGTAGTTTAATAGTTATAAAATACCCACGTGGCTAAACAAAGTACCTACCTGCCTGATGCAGGTATTTCAGTTCTGGGCAAGGAGGGAGAGCTTCCTTGAAGAGGGTAGACAGGAAGAGGTGAGGTCCACATCTCTTTCTCTTAATGATCTATAAAAATGAAGGCACCAATCTATATCAGGTACACAAAAGAAAATTCCTGAGTTAACTCCTCTCTTAGCTTGTCTAAAGGTGGGAGGTTTGCAGGGTGAAGGCACTCAAAATTTATATCCTCAATGACCAGAGAGTCTTAATGCTCATTTCTCAACCAAAGGGCTCAATTTTTCCTTGAAGAGTACACACAGGGTCCTATCAAAGTTCATTGTGCAATTTTGTTCGAACCCTTCCAGGACAGCTTTTCTATTAGTAACCTCAGAAACGTCCTTAATGAACAGACTTTTCTGCAGGGTGTGGCCCAAGCAGGACTCCAGGAACTGGAAGTGTGAATTTTAATGCTTTGCTGCAAAAGGAGACTGGCCATTCTTAGCATCTTATTTAAAGCGGGGTACGCTTAACACGTGAGGCGGTGCGTTAATGGCCTACATCAAGTCACAGGTATGAATTTTACATAAAACGGATTAATATTATATGTCATGGTGGAATTTTAAATACTCCGTGCccatgcatttttaatatttacgtGCCCTCATTTAATGCTTTGAGGAAATTGCATTTCTTGAGCCCATTTGTGCATCTAGATGGGTGAAAGAAAAATCCTACAACGTTTTGATTTGTATGTCCCTTCACCAAATATCTGCGTTCGgcactcttttccttttttttttttttttctaagctttaaccttttttaaaaaaagaaaacggaaCGGCTGCACATTCCATTCCGTTCCATCATTATGGTTTCGGAGATCGTGAAAAGGCGAATAATGAAACGGAGagggaaaatacagaagagaacGAACGTGCCTTCTTGAACAGCGTCCTTCTTAAGGCACTGGAATCCCAGGGCTGGAGTGATGGGTGGCGGAGGGTCCCTGGTCGCCGCGCTAGGATCCTCGAGCAGGGCCCAGCGCTCCCTCAGCAGCCTAAGCCGGGGGACAGTGAATTCCAGCCGCACATTCCCGCAGTTCTTCACAGgaacttctccctctcttttcccctccctagGGCACACACCAGCCTGGCCCGACTCCCACTCAGCTCTCTCTTCTCAGAACCCCGACCCACAGCGTTGACGGAATGGAGTGTCCTTCCCATTGGCCCGAGCGTCATTCCCTGAGGTGGCTCCGTCCGCCCGATTGGCTGGCCACTCCCGACCCCCCGCCCACCCGGCCGCTTGGGTTGcccggctccccgccccccagcgcCGCCCGGAGCCTCCGCCCTCGCCGCCTCCCTCCGCGCACCCGCCCGCGCGCCCAGCCCGGCTCCGCTCGGCTCGCGCGGCGACCCCGCCAGCGTGCTGGCCCCGCCCCCGGGGCGCGCGGCTCTATAAATACAGCTGCGCGGCTGGCGAGGCGAGAGCGTAGAGGAGGCGCGCTTGTGAGTCTGTCTGGCAGTGGGGAAGCCTCCGGGTAGGggagcgcggcggcggcggcggcggcggcggcggcggcggcggcggccgggctGTAGTCGGAGCTCCGAAGGGAGTGACGAGGGAACCCGGCGGGCTGCTTTCCTTCCGCTGCGCttgatttttcttgccttttggtcCCGGCCGAGTGTCGcccactgagcagagatcccCTAGCAAAACCCGGAGCGACCCTGCCGTCAATTCTTGGGCGCGGGATCGCCGGGAGCTTCGCGTGCCCCGAGCGCGGACCGAGCGCGCCGGGCGCGAAGGCAAGGGGAGCGGAGCCGGCCGCGGGCGGGGGCCCGGAGCTTGCCTGCCTCCCTCGCTCGCCCCAGCGGGTCCGCTCGCGCAGGGCGCAGGGCGCAGGGCGCGCGCGATGAAGGCGGTGAGCCCGGTGCGCCCCTCGGGCCGCAAGGCGCCGTCGGGCTGCGGCGGTGGGGAGCTGGCTCTGCGCTGCCTGGCCGAGCACggccacagcctgggtggctcggcggccgcggcggccgcggcggcggcaGCGCGCTGCAaggcggcggaggcggcggccgACGAGCCGGCGCTGTGCCTGCAGTGCGATATGAACGACTGCTACAGCCGCCTGCGGAGGCTGGTGCCCACCATCCCGCCCAACAAGAAAGTCAGCAAAGTGGAGATCCTGCAGCACGTTATCGACTACATCCTGGACCTGCAGCTGGCGCTGGAGACTCACCCGGCTCTGCTGAGGCAGCCGCCACCGCCGGCGCCACCGCACCACCCGGCCGGGACCTGTCCGGCAGCGCCGCCGCGGACCCCGCTCACGGCGCTCAACACCGACCCGGTGAGAGAGGCCAGACGCCGGCCCGGAGCGGACGCGGCGGGGGGCCGGGAGGGCGGTGGCGGGGGGGCCGGACGCGGGCGCTCCCCTTCCAACGGGCAGGGGCGGCGGGGAAATGACagcacccccctccctcctccggGCGCCCGGGGCCACCAGCGGCGGGCTCCGCGCGGCGAGCGCAGGTCCGGGTGAACGCGCCGGGGGGACTGGGGCTCTGCGCATCCTGGGCTGTCAAGTCCAGCCTGCgcctggggtggggttgggggagtccccccagggctgcaggcgggggtgggggtgccggCGTGCCTGCCTGGTTTCCGAGAACGAATCCAGGGCCGTGCCGAGTGCGACGTTTGTGCCTGCTAACCTTTGCCTTGGTGTTCCGTTGCTGTTCCAGGCCGGCGCGGTGAACAAGCAGGGCGACAGCATTCTGTGCCGCTGAGCCGCGCTGTCCAGGTGAGCGCGCGTTTCCCCCCTCCAGTGACGCCCGTCCCCAGGGGCTTCCGGTGCCAGGCACAGCAGTGTTGTGTGCTCCTAAGCATTTCTGAGGGCAAATCCCAATGAAGGGGACAACCCCCGTCCGTGCCACCGTACTTCGCTTTGGTAATTGGGGGTTCACTCTAAATGGAGACGGGTCAGCAGCTCCTGTCCCCGTCGTCCCCGCCACGCCACCCCCGTGCCTCTCCCACGACCAGCGGGCTCTAATGCCTTCCTCCCCGCCGAGGGAGGGCACCCTCGCGGGCGTGGAAACTGCCCGATgcgcacccccccacccaccctcccacctcccccccacgCTGTCTGACACAAAGTGTGATGCGGGCAGGGCCTGGGAGTGGATCCCCAATCCGGGCTTCCCGGGGGCCAGCAgctgcctgccgctctcctgGCCGGCTGCGGGCTGCGGGTGTTGTCTGACCTGGTGGTTTGTTTTGGGTTGTTGATCAAGCATGTCTTGAGTTTGGTCGGTGGCGCCAGTTAGTCTGCAGCGGGAAGGTTCACACACCCCCTCTATTCATTCCTCTTCCACAGGTGTGCGGCCGCCTGAGCCCGAGCCAGGAGCACtagaaagggagggggaaagagcaGAAGTTAGAGAAAAAGCCACccgaggaaaggagggaaaaaaaaatatcagcaaatcCTAGAAACGATTCATTCGTCattccgagagagagagagagagagagagagagagagggaaaagaaaaatacaactttcatcctttttttttttttgcacgttCATAAACATTCTGCATATGTATTCTCTTTTGTCTCTTCATTTATAACCGCTGTGAAATgtacatttctgtgtttttggaGGTGCAGTTAAACTTTTAAGCTTAAGTGTGACAGGACTGATAAATAGAAGATCAAGAGTAAATCAACTTTAGAAGCCTACTTTGTGACCAAGGAgctcaatttttgttttgaagcTTTACTAATATAAAAGAGCattgtagatatttttttttttttgacatctatTGTTTAAAATAGATGATTATAACGGGGCAGGGAACTTTCTTTTCCCTGCAAGAATGTTACATATTGTATAGATAACTGAGTGACATTTCATACCATGTATATATAGAGATGTTCTATAAGTGTGAGAAAGTATATGCTTTAATAGACTACTGTaattataagatatttttaattaaatatttttttgtaaatattatgtgtgtgttttttttaatctatgggaatatttcttttggaaaattatttttcagctcCATTGCAGAGCTCTTGATATCTTGAATGTCTTTTCTGTTAGGCCtagcttttaatttgtttttgttttatgcagTGTCGTGTAGACTTGGAAGTAATAGTTATAGCTGGTAGTCCTGCATGACTGCATGAGATGTTTAATCACAAAATAAACTTGTTCTGAGTCCattcaaatgtgttttctttaacCTAGATTGAAATCTTTGTATTTGAAGCCTACATGTTAGAAATATACTTTATCAGTTTTTAAGTACAGGGTTTGATAGTGTAATATATAAAGAGtaagtgtttgcttttttgttttttaactgaggTCAAAATGGATTCTGAATGGTTTTGCATATGGGATGGGGAAATGCTTGGATCCTTAAGGAGTTTATGAAATCTGCTGTtttatgaaagtgaaaaaaatgctTATCATTCTTCATTTTACACTAAAGCTTAATGTCGCTACGTTTCATGTCTGTACAGATTATTTAaatcatagaaatgaaaaatgttctcTGCTTGCTACCAAAGGACAAACTCTTGGAAATGAACactttctgctttccttcctccaaAGAATATTAATAGGCAacagtgggagaaaaaaacaaggcATAATGGCAAATCCTTCAAGCAGGGATAAAAGTCGATCTTCAAACATTAACTTAAGTAGACCAAAAATTCTGATGACCGcatctagattatttttttataaaaatgattttcactATAGCTATGTTAGTTACTGCTAAACTACTGTCCAATCTCTTGTGATGTGTaacttttacatgtgaatattaaAGTAGATTTATCTGTCTTGTACTGTGATTTCTGGTCTCGTTTCTTCAAAaccctttacttattttttaagattttcttttctctttaacaaaGTCAATATTTTCTAGGTTGGATAGGACCATTAGGGCCTGTGAACATTATGCATTTAATGTGATCAGTACTTTGCACACCAGTTAGATGGaatttttagagtgagagagaattaAGTAGGATTTAATTGGGTGCTTTGTAAATAGTTAGTCAACTGTGTGTGTAACGTGgtctgtttgatttttaaaaggaaaggattTGTTTCCGATTATACAAGAATAAAAGTATTATAGACCCAAGGGACTTTTTATGAGGTCAGAGtcaaatatttatatgaatatgaaATCTCGTGGTCCCTAGTAGTCCACTTAAGTGGCAACTATGAACATAACAAAGTTAATACTAGTAGGTTCCAATAAACCAAAAGGCTTAAGAATCTGTCCTATCCCCAGCATGTTATCCTCCCAGCTTTGACATTTCACTGGTCTTTGGTATTTTTAGAATTTGATATATTTGATGTTGAGCCTTATAA encodes the following:
- the ID4 gene encoding DNA-binding protein inhibitor ID-4, whose protein sequence is MKAVSPVRPSGRKAPSGCGGGELALRCLAEHGHSLGGSAAAAAAAAAARCKAAEAAADEPALCLQCDMNDCYSRLRRLVPTIPPNKKVSKVEILQHVIDYILDLQLALETHPALLRQPPPPAPPHHPAGTCPAAPPRTPLTALNTDPAGAVNKQGDSILCR